In the Kribbella sp. NBC_00482 genome, one interval contains:
- a CDS encoding ABC transporter ATP-binding protein, which produces MSGFDQLRLDGVSRRFGAADALSGLDLTIERGEFIALLGPSGCGKSTALNCLAGLLPLTAGAIWQDDQRIDTLPPEKRGFGMVFQNYALFPHLTVRDNIAFGLRMRHLSKEEVRRRTAEAIEVVQLTEHASKLPGQLSGGQQQRVAIARATVLEPSLVLMDEPLSNLDAKLRLEMRTEIRRLHQSLGLTTVYVTHDQEEALSMADRLVVMRLGKVQQIGTPEEVHTKPATWHVADFMGYRNLLPLKASQMNGDQVTVDLAGTAIRGSAQGAVAPGDDVIAAVRPEDVKLADQGVKGLVEVVEYQGRERAVEVVLSDGAQDAVRLHVRTERRVEAGEQVALTVTPGRLLVYPS; this is translated from the coding sequence ATGAGCGGTTTCGACCAGCTCCGGCTCGACGGTGTCAGCCGCCGGTTCGGTGCGGCGGATGCGCTGTCCGGGCTCGATCTGACTATCGAGCGGGGCGAGTTCATCGCCCTGCTCGGTCCGTCCGGCTGCGGCAAGTCGACCGCTCTGAACTGCCTGGCCGGGCTGCTCCCATTGACCGCGGGCGCGATCTGGCAGGACGACCAGCGGATCGACACGCTGCCGCCGGAGAAGCGCGGCTTCGGGATGGTGTTCCAGAACTATGCGCTGTTCCCGCACCTGACCGTCCGCGACAACATCGCGTTCGGTCTGCGGATGCGGCACCTGTCGAAAGAGGAGGTCCGGCGCCGGACCGCCGAGGCGATCGAGGTGGTGCAGCTGACCGAGCACGCGAGCAAGCTGCCCGGCCAGCTGTCCGGCGGTCAGCAGCAGCGGGTGGCGATCGCCCGTGCGACCGTACTCGAGCCGTCGCTGGTGCTGATGGACGAGCCGCTGAGCAACCTGGACGCCAAGCTCCGGCTCGAGATGCGCACCGAGATCCGCCGGTTGCACCAGTCGCTCGGGCTGACCACCGTGTACGTCACGCACGACCAGGAGGAGGCGCTCAGCATGGCCGACCGCCTGGTCGTCATGCGCCTGGGCAAGGTGCAGCAGATCGGCACGCCCGAGGAGGTGCACACCAAGCCGGCGACCTGGCATGTCGCCGACTTCATGGGCTACCGCAATCTGCTGCCGTTGAAGGCGTCGCAGATGAACGGCGACCAGGTGACCGTGGACCTCGCCGGTACGGCGATCCGCGGGTCCGCGCAGGGTGCTGTCGCGCCGGGCGACGACGTGATCGCCGCCGTGCGCCCGGAGGACGTGAAGCTCGCGGACCAAGGCGTGAAGGGGCTTGTCGAGGTCGTCGAGTACCAGGGCCGCGAGCGCGCGGTCGAGGTCGTGCTGAGCGACGGGGCTCAAGATGCGGTTCGCTTGCACGTCCGGACCGAGCGGCGGGTCGAGGCGGGGGAGCAGGTGGCGCTGACCGTCACGCCCGGGCGGCTCCTGGTGTATCCGTCATGA
- a CDS encoding ABC transporter permease — protein sequence MSATWQHRLAERGVDRRLWLLLPATIFVLLLFVYPFLYGLSLSFQPAEGGGVLANYDKFFSDAYQRDTIATTLKIALPAALLNVLAAVPIAFRLRGRFRGKRLLTTILVVPITLGTVLTAQGLLNYLGPTGWFNRVLLSLHIVDDPIRLTNNYWGVFFSLVITGFPFAFLLVLSYLSGIDPTLERAAATLGASRAQRFRRITLPLLAPGLATTFLLTFVLAFSVFPSAVLVGNPAGSTRVISLAAYQAAYEQYDYSYASAIAMVMGAVELVVVAIVLLWRSRLYTGSTGGKG from the coding sequence ATGAGCGCGACCTGGCAGCACCGGCTGGCCGAGCGCGGTGTCGACCGCCGCCTGTGGTTGTTGCTCCCGGCCACGATCTTCGTCCTGTTGCTGTTCGTCTACCCGTTCCTCTACGGCCTGAGCCTGTCGTTCCAGCCGGCCGAGGGCGGCGGCGTGCTGGCCAACTACGACAAGTTCTTCAGCGACGCGTACCAGCGCGACACGATCGCGACCACGTTGAAGATCGCGCTCCCCGCGGCGCTGCTGAACGTGCTGGCCGCCGTACCGATCGCGTTCCGCCTGCGCGGCCGGTTCCGCGGCAAGCGGCTGCTGACCACGATCCTCGTCGTACCGATCACCCTCGGGACCGTGCTCACCGCGCAGGGGCTGCTCAACTACCTCGGTCCAACGGGCTGGTTCAACCGGGTCCTGCTCAGCCTGCACATTGTCGACGATCCGATCCGCCTCACGAACAACTACTGGGGCGTGTTCTTCTCGCTCGTCATCACCGGGTTCCCGTTCGCGTTCCTGCTGGTGCTGTCGTACCTGTCCGGGATCGACCCGACGCTCGAGCGGGCGGCGGCGACCCTCGGCGCCTCGCGCGCGCAGCGGTTCCGGCGGATCACCCTCCCGTTGTTGGCACCCGGATTGGCGACAACCTTTTTGTTGACATTCGTACTCGCGTTCTCGGTGTTCCCGTCCGCGGTCCTGGTCGGTAACCCGGCCGGATCCACCCGCGTCATCTCGCTGGCGGCGTACCAGGCGGCGTACGAGCAGTACGACTACTCCTACGCGTCGGCGATCGCGATGGTGATGGGCGCAGTGGAGCTGGTCGTCGTGGCGATCGTGCTGCTGTGGCGGTCGCGGCTCTACACCGGATCGACGGGAGGCAAGGGATGA
- a CDS encoding ABC transporter permease, whose amino-acid sequence MSRKFRPVRATPLGWVIWAVVVFFFVNLAGIVLSVLVSSFGKKWFDTWFPSGFTTQWYGDAWREFTLFHVIVVTLLVSALVVVLSVLVGAPAAYVLARKNFPGKRLVYLTFLLPILMPPITYGIPLATVLYKFGFAGHLSGVVLANLVPSVPFVILTMTPFIEQVDPRIEDAARMLGAGTRAVFLKILAPLLVPGLLASAILVLVRTVGMFELTFLTAGPDSQTLVVALYYSMSAAGIRAQQSVDAMAVIYTAMMLVLLVVALRFVNPTQLVARVKEEPSE is encoded by the coding sequence ATGAGCCGGAAATTCAGGCCTGTTCGTGCCACTCCGTTGGGGTGGGTGATCTGGGCCGTCGTCGTGTTCTTCTTCGTCAACCTCGCCGGCATCGTGCTGTCAGTACTGGTCAGCTCGTTCGGCAAGAAGTGGTTCGACACCTGGTTCCCCAGCGGTTTCACCACCCAGTGGTACGGCGACGCGTGGCGAGAATTCACGTTGTTCCACGTCATCGTCGTCACGCTGCTCGTGTCCGCGCTGGTCGTCGTACTGTCGGTGCTCGTCGGCGCGCCCGCGGCGTACGTGCTGGCCAGGAAGAACTTCCCCGGCAAACGGCTGGTGTACCTGACGTTTCTGCTGCCGATCCTGATGCCGCCGATCACGTACGGCATCCCGCTCGCGACCGTGCTCTACAAGTTCGGGTTCGCGGGGCATCTGTCCGGTGTCGTGCTGGCGAACCTGGTGCCGTCGGTGCCGTTCGTGATCCTCACGATGACGCCGTTCATCGAGCAGGTCGACCCGCGGATCGAGGACGCGGCCCGGATGCTCGGCGCCGGCACGCGCGCGGTGTTCCTGAAGATCCTCGCCCCGCTGCTCGTCCCCGGCCTGCTGGCCTCGGCGATCCTGGTGCTGGTGCGGACGGTCGGAATGTTCGAGTTGACGTTCCTCACCGCCGGGCCGGACTCCCAGACGCTCGTGGTCGCGTTGTACTACTCGATGTCCGCGGCCGGGATCCGGGCGCAACAGTCGGTCGACGCGATGGCCGTGATCTACACCGCGATGATGCTGGTACTTCTGGTGGTAGCGCTGCGTTTCGTCAACCCGACCCAACTGGTCGCCCGAGTGAAGGAAGAACCCTCCGAATGA
- a CDS encoding mannitol dehydrogenase family protein produces MNSSRLSLTNLPVAPAVDPKALSVGIVHLGIGAFHRAHQAVVTERAAVETGETRWGITGVSQRSATVRDQLAPQDGLYSVLERGLGEPSVQVIGSIREVLTAPEDPEAVVARIADPAVSVVTLTVTEKGYRAAGAGLNLDDPEIQADLTGRPPRTVVGQLAAAIARREEPLTIVSCDNLVANGPFLRTLVTEYFDALGKVPATFEATRFPASMVDRIVPATTDADRDEAARLLGVRDEAVVVAEPFLQWVIEDDFAGARPAWERGGAVLTGDVEPWEQAKLRMLNATHSMLAYLGALRGYETIAEAVRDEELGGLARQLMTDDVVPTLTPPDGLDLAAYGATVLERFENPALKHRTRQVAMDGSVKLPVRMLGTVRDRLTAGAEPRTISLAVAAWMVYVQRTPDLDDPQSDRLKSAVAGLADPAKLVDALLAVDTIFTPDLRDSQLFRDLLVDHVSWLGGS; encoded by the coding sequence ATGAATTCGAGCAGGTTGAGTCTCACCAACCTTCCCGTCGCCCCCGCGGTCGACCCGAAGGCGTTGTCGGTCGGCATCGTCCATCTCGGGATCGGTGCGTTCCACCGCGCCCACCAGGCCGTCGTCACCGAACGGGCGGCGGTCGAGACCGGCGAGACCCGGTGGGGCATCACCGGCGTGAGCCAGCGCTCCGCCACCGTCCGGGATCAGCTGGCACCGCAGGACGGTCTGTACTCCGTCCTCGAGCGCGGTCTCGGTGAGCCGTCGGTCCAGGTGATCGGCAGCATCCGCGAGGTGCTGACCGCGCCCGAGGACCCGGAGGCAGTGGTCGCGCGGATCGCGGACCCGGCGGTGTCGGTGGTGACGCTGACCGTCACCGAGAAGGGGTATCGGGCCGCGGGCGCCGGGCTGAACCTGGACGACCCAGAGATCCAGGCTGACCTGACCGGCCGCCCGCCGCGCACGGTCGTCGGCCAGTTGGCCGCGGCGATCGCCCGTCGCGAAGAGCCGTTGACGATCGTCTCCTGCGACAACCTGGTTGCCAACGGCCCCTTCCTGCGGACGTTGGTGACCGAGTACTTCGATGCGCTCGGCAAGGTCCCCGCGACGTTCGAGGCGACGCGGTTCCCGGCCAGCATGGTCGACCGGATCGTGCCGGCGACAACCGACGCTGACCGTGACGAGGCCGCTCGGCTGCTCGGCGTACGGGACGAGGCCGTGGTGGTCGCGGAACCCTTCCTGCAATGGGTGATCGAGGACGACTTCGCGGGCGCGCGGCCCGCCTGGGAGCGCGGCGGCGCCGTACTCACCGGCGATGTGGAGCCGTGGGAGCAGGCCAAGCTGCGGATGCTCAACGCTACGCACTCGATGCTCGCGTACCTCGGTGCGTTGCGCGGCTACGAGACGATCGCCGAGGCGGTCCGCGACGAGGAGCTGGGCGGACTCGCGCGGCAGCTGATGACCGACGACGTCGTACCGACCCTCACGCCACCCGACGGGCTGGACCTGGCCGCGTACGGCGCGACCGTGCTGGAACGGTTCGAGAACCCGGCCCTGAAGCACCGCACCCGCCAGGTCGCGATGGACGGTTCGGTCAAGCTGCCGGTCCGCATGCTCGGCACAGTCCGCGACCGCCTGACAGCCGGCGCCGAACCCCGCACGATCTCCCTCGCCGTCGCCGCCTGGATGGTCTACGTCCAACGCACCCCAGACCTGGACGACCCCCAGTCCGACCGCCTCAAGTCCGCCGTCGCAGGCCTCGCCGACCCCGCCAAGCTAGTCGACGCCCTCCTCGCGGTGGACACCATCTTCACCCCCGACCTGCGCGACTCACAGCTCTTCCGGGACCTCCTCGTCGACCACGTCAGCTGGTTGGGAGGATCGTGA
- a CDS encoding right-handed parallel beta-helix repeat-containing protein yields the protein MRTAVVAVVAVGTSLVAVGPLPAQGAEEPPTAVPPAAVPPADGTFRTGPAVAPACSGVPIRTTDNAARIVDDAPTGTTFCFTAGWHRITETIRPKADQVLAGNSGAVLTGSIRLTRWTANNGDWVTTGVLPPAYAQTGQCEDNTANVCYLGEQLFRDSKHLTRVATRDKVAPGTFYADYAANAVYLGSDPAGHSIEMSKTQTAIESSATGVTVRGLTIEHFATPPQGGAVVLGLGWKVIANDIRWNHGVGAMLVNADGAVLEKNHIHSNGQLGIGQYSTLKATIASNEVSYNNTDGFWIADWESGGIKTTWSSGGWVSGNLIQYNRGVGLWSDAYDDSRTFSSNQILDNAADGIRYEIGRNGVIEDNVVSGNGFGTGRGSGTSLWDGGGINVNTSSNVQVRDNVVANNVNGIAIQSRTRGSGPWGTNLLRDIVVSGNQVTMRGGTTATGMVQNAGAVIPAGEVTLNDNTYILDSLAAERFQKTGQWYTAKQWRTTGQDTTSAFTLGKAVLDATGILTILPTS from the coding sequence ATGAGGACAGCAGTTGTTGCAGTTGTTGCAGTCGGCACCAGTCTGGTTGCCGTCGGCCCCCTGCCTGCCCAGGGCGCCGAAGAACCACCTACCGCCGTGCCACCGGCCGCCGTGCCGCCTGCTGACGGGACGTTCCGGACCGGGCCCGCGGTCGCGCCCGCCTGCAGCGGGGTGCCGATCCGGACCACCGACAACGCCGCCCGGATCGTCGACGACGCCCCGACCGGTACGACGTTCTGCTTCACGGCCGGCTGGCACCGGATCACCGAGACGATCCGGCCGAAGGCGGACCAGGTGCTCGCCGGCAACAGCGGCGCCGTACTCACGGGATCGATCAGGCTGACCCGCTGGACGGCGAACAACGGCGACTGGGTGACCACGGGTGTCCTGCCACCGGCGTACGCGCAGACCGGGCAGTGCGAGGACAACACGGCGAACGTCTGCTATCTGGGCGAGCAGCTGTTCCGGGACAGCAAGCACCTGACCCGGGTGGCGACACGCGACAAGGTTGCTCCCGGCACCTTCTACGCCGATTACGCGGCGAACGCCGTCTACCTGGGCAGCGACCCGGCCGGGCACTCGATCGAGATGTCGAAGACGCAGACCGCGATCGAGTCCAGCGCGACCGGTGTGACCGTCCGCGGGCTGACGATCGAGCACTTCGCCACCCCGCCGCAGGGCGGCGCCGTGGTGCTCGGCCTGGGCTGGAAGGTGATCGCCAACGACATCCGCTGGAACCACGGGGTCGGCGCGATGCTGGTGAACGCGGACGGCGCCGTACTCGAGAAGAACCACATCCACTCGAACGGCCAGCTCGGCATCGGTCAGTACAGCACGCTGAAGGCAACCATCGCCTCCAACGAGGTCAGCTACAACAACACCGACGGCTTCTGGATCGCGGACTGGGAATCCGGTGGGATCAAGACCACCTGGTCCAGTGGCGGCTGGGTGAGCGGAAACCTCATCCAGTACAACCGCGGGGTCGGGCTGTGGAGCGACGCGTACGACGACAGCCGCACGTTCAGCAGCAACCAGATCCTCGACAACGCGGCGGACGGGATCCGCTACGAGATCGGCCGCAACGGCGTCATCGAGGACAACGTGGTGAGCGGCAACGGTTTCGGCACCGGCCGCGGATCCGGTACGTCGCTGTGGGACGGCGGCGGGATCAACGTGAACACCTCGTCGAACGTCCAGGTCCGCGACAACGTGGTGGCGAACAACGTGAACGGGATCGCGATCCAGTCCCGGACCCGCGGCTCCGGGCCGTGGGGCACCAACCTGCTCCGCGACATCGTCGTCTCCGGCAACCAGGTGACGATGCGCGGCGGCACCACCGCGACCGGCATGGTGCAGAACGCCGGCGCGGTGATCCCGGCCGGCGAGGTCACGCTGAACGACAACACCTACATCCTCGACAGCCTCGCCGCCGAACGCTTCCAGAAGACCGGCCAGTGGTACACCGCCAAGCAATGGCGCACCACCGGTCAGGACACCACCAGCGCCTTCACCCTGGGCAAAGCAGTCCTGGACGCCACCGGCATCCTCACGATCCTCCCAACCAGCTGA
- a CDS encoding right-handed parallel beta-helix repeat-containing protein, with translation MRKLWFAALIAAAAAVVTVAVPVIANENKATTAAKSEDAEQVASRVLPSHRPGKTTTAKPGTTQPKATATTAPSKKPGTTTPPTRKPTASATPSKTVEPTLPKPPGVDSDEAGPAVAGPCVGTVIKPGQNAQSIVNSKPAGTTFCFAAGLHRISDTIRPKANQVLASAQRAVLTGSVPLSGWAKSGSVWVVRGALPSAYGKSGECEDNKSNICYLREQLFLDDTHLTRVGSVAAVKAGKFYADYAANAIYLGSNPVGHEVEMSKTATAIESGATGVAVRGLTIEHFASAPQAGALVSGPSWKVTANDVRWNHAVGVMLVKANSTKVDKNLIHHNGQLGLGQYSSAAAAVTRNVISSNNTDGFWIADWESGGIKSTRSSGTVSGNVIKSNLGIGMWADVADDGRVISDNQIVGNAADGIRYEISRNGTIEGNTVTGNGFGTGRGSGTSLWDGGGINVNTSTGVTIKGNRVAGNVNGVTIQSRTRGTGPWGTYLLRDIQVSGNTIEMTGGTQATGMVQNSGAAVPAGEVVFSGNKYVLDDLGTQRFARFGTKLTAAGWRDAGLDTIGSFLAN, from the coding sequence TTGAGGAAGTTGTGGTTCGCAGCGCTCATCGCTGCGGCGGCGGCCGTTGTCACGGTCGCGGTGCCCGTCATCGCCAACGAGAACAAAGCAACGACCGCGGCGAAGTCCGAGGACGCCGAGCAGGTCGCGTCCCGAGTACTGCCCTCGCACCGCCCGGGCAAGACCACCACCGCGAAGCCCGGCACGACCCAGCCGAAGGCCACAGCCACGACCGCACCGTCGAAGAAGCCCGGTACGACGACGCCTCCGACCCGCAAGCCGACCGCGTCGGCGACGCCGAGCAAGACGGTCGAGCCCACGCTCCCGAAGCCGCCCGGCGTCGACTCCGACGAGGCCGGGCCCGCCGTCGCCGGGCCGTGCGTCGGCACGGTGATCAAGCCCGGGCAGAACGCCCAGTCGATCGTGAACTCCAAGCCGGCCGGTACGACGTTCTGCTTCGCGGCCGGCCTGCACCGGATCAGCGACACCATCCGCCCGAAGGCGAACCAGGTGCTGGCGAGCGCGCAGCGCGCCGTACTCACCGGGTCGGTTCCGCTGAGCGGGTGGGCCAAGTCCGGGTCCGTCTGGGTGGTGCGGGGCGCGCTGCCGTCGGCGTACGGCAAGAGTGGTGAGTGCGAGGACAACAAGTCGAACATCTGCTACCTGCGGGAGCAGTTGTTCCTCGACGACACGCACCTGACGCGGGTCGGGAGTGTCGCGGCGGTCAAGGCCGGCAAGTTCTACGCCGACTACGCGGCGAACGCGATCTATCTCGGCAGCAACCCGGTCGGTCACGAGGTCGAGATGTCGAAGACCGCGACCGCGATCGAGTCCGGCGCGACCGGCGTCGCCGTGCGCGGCCTCACCATCGAGCACTTCGCCAGCGCACCGCAGGCCGGGGCCCTCGTCTCCGGGCCCAGCTGGAAGGTGACCGCCAACGACGTCCGCTGGAACCACGCGGTCGGTGTGATGCTGGTGAAGGCGAACAGCACCAAGGTCGACAAGAACCTGATCCACCACAACGGCCAGCTCGGCCTCGGGCAGTACAGCTCGGCCGCGGCCGCCGTCACCCGGAACGTGATCAGCTCCAACAACACCGACGGTTTCTGGATCGCCGACTGGGAGTCCGGCGGCATCAAGTCCACCCGCTCCTCCGGCACCGTCAGCGGCAACGTGATCAAGTCCAACCTGGGCATCGGGATGTGGGCCGACGTCGCCGACGACGGCCGGGTGATCAGCGACAATCAGATTGTCGGCAATGCGGCGGACGGCATCCGGTACGAGATCAGCCGCAACGGCACCATCGAAGGCAACACGGTGACCGGCAACGGCTTCGGCACCGGCCGCGGATCCGGTACGTCGCTGTGGGACGGCGGCGGGATCAATGTGAACACCTCGACCGGAGTCACCATCAAGGGCAACCGGGTCGCGGGCAATGTGAACGGCGTGACGATCCAGTCCCGGACCCGTGGCACCGGCCCGTGGGGCACCTACCTGCTGCGCGACATCCAGGTCAGCGGGAACACCATCGAGATGACCGGCGGCACGCAGGCCACCGGCATGGTCCAGAACTCCGGCGCCGCGGTGCCGGCCGGTGAAGTGGTGTTCAGCGGCAACAAATACGTCCTCGACGACCTCGGCACCCAGCGGTTCGCCCGGTTCGGCACCAAGCTCACCGCGGCCGGCTGGCGGGACGCCGGCCTGGACACGATCGGCAGCTTCCTCGCGAACTGA
- a CDS encoding glycosyltransferase — translation MLHNRYRTGQPSGENTVVAQTVDLLRNSGHEIDLYARNSDDIAEMGRKDRALLPFRSVWSFSAERDLTQLLQAQRPDVVHVHNTFPLFSPSVLRAAYRLDLPVVATLHNFRLLCANAVLQRDGGPCESCIGKVPLAAVKHSCYRDSRVQTLPLATSIGVHNALHTWQRYVGTFVVPSEFVRDRYAAAGFDPERFVVKPHAVPHSGAVRSGAGDAVVFLGRLSEDKGFADLLQAWDSSLGRLVVVGDGPLRAAAEERARTDLSIQVLGQLPWADGMKQLRSARAAVVPARSYESFGLVVVEAFAHGVPVVASRLGALAELVDDGESGALTAPGDPEGLRKAIGLVADPETSIAFGERARQVYLERFTPERDLVATERIYTDAIARHSASGRARTGRRV, via the coding sequence ATGTTGCACAACCGTTACCGGACCGGTCAACCCAGTGGTGAGAACACGGTTGTCGCGCAAACGGTTGATTTGTTGCGTAACTCAGGACATGAAATCGATCTGTACGCCCGGAACAGCGACGACATCGCTGAGATGGGGCGAAAAGATCGCGCACTGTTACCGTTCCGTTCCGTTTGGTCATTTTCGGCGGAACGCGATTTAACACAGCTATTGCAAGCTCAGCGGCCCGATGTGGTGCATGTGCACAACACTTTCCCGCTGTTCAGTCCCTCGGTGCTGCGAGCGGCGTACCGGCTGGATCTTCCGGTCGTGGCGACGCTGCACAACTTCCGGCTGCTGTGTGCGAACGCCGTCCTGCAGCGTGACGGCGGACCGTGCGAGTCCTGCATCGGCAAGGTGCCGCTGGCGGCCGTGAAGCACAGTTGCTACCGCGACTCGCGCGTGCAGACGTTGCCGCTGGCGACGAGCATCGGCGTGCACAACGCCTTGCACACCTGGCAGAGGTACGTCGGGACGTTCGTCGTACCGTCCGAGTTCGTGCGGGACCGGTATGCCGCGGCCGGGTTCGACCCGGAACGGTTCGTGGTGAAGCCGCACGCCGTACCGCATTCGGGTGCCGTGCGCAGCGGTGCGGGGGATGCGGTGGTGTTCCTCGGGCGGTTGAGCGAGGACAAGGGGTTCGCGGATCTCCTGCAGGCGTGGGACTCGTCGCTCGGCCGGTTGGTGGTCGTGGGCGACGGACCGCTGCGGGCAGCGGCCGAGGAACGGGCCCGGACAGACCTGTCGATTCAGGTGCTTGGTCAACTGCCGTGGGCGGACGGTATGAAGCAGCTGCGATCCGCGCGCGCCGCCGTCGTACCGGCACGTTCGTATGAGAGCTTCGGGCTCGTGGTGGTGGAGGCGTTCGCGCACGGGGTGCCCGTGGTCGCGTCCCGGCTCGGGGCGCTCGCGGAGCTCGTCGACGACGGTGAATCCGGCGCGCTGACCGCGCCCGGCGATCCGGAAGGATTACGGAAGGCGATCGGGTTGGTGGCTGATCCCGAGACTTCGATAGCCTTCGGCGAACGAGCCCGTCAGGTCTACCTGGAACGCTTCACACCGGAGCGTGACCTGGTGGCCACGGAAAGGATCTACACCGATGCGATCGCCCGGCACTCCGCCAGCGGCCGGGCGCGCACGGGACGACGGGTATAA
- a CDS encoding adenylyltransferase/cytidyltransferase family protein has protein sequence MGSAPRLGCVAGVFDLFHVGHVDVLERARRHCDRLVVAVLSDDWALDAWGGRPFVPLLERAQIVEHLRCVDEVVAVDDVRSEWLTGVLGVQTVFAAGTDGVLGVDELAGIPAGLITVLPAGRGSRSPILRAAIDQRQSRSSNVA, from the coding sequence GTGGGCAGTGCGCCGCGGCTGGGATGCGTCGCCGGGGTCTTCGACCTGTTCCACGTAGGACATGTAGACGTGCTCGAGCGGGCGCGGCGGCACTGCGACAGGCTCGTGGTGGCGGTGCTGTCCGACGACTGGGCGCTGGACGCGTGGGGCGGGCGGCCGTTCGTGCCGCTGCTCGAGCGGGCGCAGATCGTCGAGCACCTGCGGTGTGTCGACGAGGTGGTTGCCGTGGACGACGTACGGTCCGAGTGGCTGACCGGCGTACTGGGGGTGCAGACCGTGTTCGCTGCCGGCACCGACGGCGTACTGGGCGTGGACGAGCTCGCCGGGATCCCGGCCGGGCTGATCACCGTCCTGCCCGCCGGCCGCGGCTCGCGCAGCCCGATCCTGCGCGCCGCGATCGACCAGCGGCAGTCCCGCAGTTCGAACGTCGCATGA
- a CDS encoding CDP-alcohol phosphatidyltransferase family protein yields MSGLRETVAQLSQAQKPSAGTPAYSRFVNRRIGRVFAAAAFLGKRTPNQVSLASGFCSLVGIVLLACVRPSLGLALVVTLLLVLGYGLDSADGQLARLRGGGSPLGEWLDHMIDAVKIVLLHSAVLISFYRFDAFDNDLVLLIPLTYVCMSSVLFFGLILIDQLRRRHGASSNPNARGDSVVKSLLIAPTDYGVLCLVFLAFGTPSLFVVLYGALLALNLLFLAAAVGKWYREMAVLGVRA; encoded by the coding sequence ATGAGTGGGCTGCGGGAGACTGTCGCGCAGCTGTCCCAGGCGCAGAAGCCCTCGGCCGGTACGCCGGCGTACTCGAGGTTCGTGAACCGGCGGATCGGGCGGGTGTTCGCGGCCGCGGCGTTCCTCGGGAAGCGGACACCGAACCAGGTGAGCCTCGCGTCTGGGTTCTGCTCGCTGGTCGGGATCGTGCTGCTGGCCTGCGTACGCCCGTCACTCGGCCTGGCGCTGGTGGTGACGTTGTTGCTCGTGCTCGGGTACGGGCTGGACTCCGCGGACGGGCAGTTGGCCCGGCTCCGTGGCGGCGGGTCGCCGTTGGGGGAGTGGCTCGACCACATGATCGACGCGGTCAAGATCGTGCTGCTGCACAGCGCCGTACTGATCTCGTTCTACCGTTTCGATGCCTTTGACAACGATCTCGTGCTGCTGATCCCGCTGACGTACGTGTGCATGTCGTCGGTGCTGTTCTTCGGGCTGATCCTGATCGACCAGCTGCGCCGGCGGCACGGCGCTTCCTCGAACCCCAACGCGCGCGGCGACTCGGTGGTGAAGTCGTTGCTCATCGCACCGACCGACTACGGCGTACTGTGCCTGGTCTTCCTCGCCTTCGGTACGCCGTCGCTGTTCGTCGTCCTGTACGGCGCTCTGCTGGCGCTGAACCTGCTGTTCCTCGCGGCCGCGGTCGGGAAGTGGTACCGGGAGATGGCCGTGCTGGGGGTGCGCGCCTGA
- a CDS encoding adenylyltransferase/cytidyltransferase family protein → MAIVGYAPGVYDMFHIGHLNILRRAREHCDHLIAGVVEDDVVTRIKGRPPVVPHEERMDVIRALDLVDEVVSDWSSDKFEMWQQLRYDVLFKGDDWKGTEKGKRLERLLGEVGAQVHYFPYTASTSSTDLRRLLEGMS, encoded by the coding sequence ATGGCGATCGTCGGGTACGCGCCCGGGGTGTACGACATGTTCCACATCGGGCACCTGAACATCCTGCGCCGCGCCCGCGAGCACTGCGACCACCTGATCGCGGGCGTCGTCGAGGACGACGTGGTGACCCGGATCAAGGGCCGGCCGCCCGTGGTGCCGCACGAGGAACGGATGGATGTCATCCGAGCGCTCGATCTTGTCGACGAGGTCGTCAGCGACTGGTCCAGCGACAAGTTCGAGATGTGGCAGCAGCTGCGGTACGACGTTCTCTTCAAGGGCGATGACTGGAAGGGAACGGAAAAGGGGAAGAGACTGGAAAGGCTGCTGGGTGAGGTCGGCGCACAGGTGCACTACTTCCCGTACACCGCCTCCACCTCGAGCACAGATCTGCGCAGGCTCCTGGAGGGGATGAGCTGA